In Lotus japonicus ecotype B-129 chromosome 5, LjGifu_v1.2, one genomic interval encodes:
- the LOC130716615 gene encoding U-box domain-containing protein 5-like isoform X1 → MMMTKNGATTLQITIPSYCEVKVYRSLCIELHGFIGRILHLLLDIESARPNCALAMQALCSLHFTLDKAKSVIKHCSESSQLYLVITSNKILSRCEKIRSAFELYLAQIQNAVPIPLAAEISAILRDLRDTEFSLEFAEEEARKVVLSMFEKNFPDSVSMENAELEAIQIATLRLNIKSSSHLLVEKATLKRQLKNVNGTNQKEKELLEYLLYLLIKYEKLICQVQNGSQTSP, encoded by the exons ATGATGATGACCAAAAACGGTGCTACAACTTTGCAGATTACAATTCCAAGCTATTGTGAAGTTAAG GTATACCGATCATTATGCATAGAGCTTCATGGATTCATTGGTAGAATTTTGCACTTATTATTGGATATCGAATCTGCCAGACCAAATTGTGCTTTAGCAATGCAGGCATTGTGCTCATTGCACTTCACTTTGGATAAAGCCAAGTCAGTCATCAAACATTGTTCTGAGTCAAGTCAACTCTACCTG GTAATCACATCAAACAAGATACTTTCAAGATGTGAAAAAATAAGAAGTGCTTTTGAGTTGTACTTGGCTCAGATTCAAAATGCAGTTCCAATACCATTGGCTGCTGAG ATATCTGCAATACTTCGTGATCTGAGGGACACAGAATTTTCCCTGGAATTTGCAGAAGAAGAGGCTAGGAAAGTAGTGTTGTCCATGTTTGAGAAGAATTTTCCTGATTCAGTGTCTATGGAGAATGCAGAACTTGAAGCTATTCAAATTGCAACTTTGAGGTTGAATATCAAATCTTCATCCCATCTCTTAGTAGAGAAAGCAACTCTTAAGAGGCAACTTAAAAATGTCAATGGCACAAACCAAAAGGAGAAGGAACTTCTAGAATACCTTTTGTATTTGTTGATCAAATATGAGAAACTCATTTGCCAGGTTCAAAATGGAAGCCAAACCAGTCCTTGA
- the LOC130716615 gene encoding U-box domain-containing protein 45-like isoform X2, whose product MMMTKNGATTLQITIPSYCEVKVYRSLCIELHGFIGRILHLLLDIESARPNCALAMQALCSLHFTLDKAKSVIKHCSESSQLYLISAILRDLRDTEFSLEFAEEEARKVVLSMFEKNFPDSVSMENAELEAIQIATLRLNIKSSSHLLVEKATLKRQLKNVNGTNQKEKELLEYLLYLLIKYEKLICQVQNGSQTSP is encoded by the exons ATGATGATGACCAAAAACGGTGCTACAACTTTGCAGATTACAATTCCAAGCTATTGTGAAGTTAAG GTATACCGATCATTATGCATAGAGCTTCATGGATTCATTGGTAGAATTTTGCACTTATTATTGGATATCGAATCTGCCAGACCAAATTGTGCTTTAGCAATGCAGGCATTGTGCTCATTGCACTTCACTTTGGATAAAGCCAAGTCAGTCATCAAACATTGTTCTGAGTCAAGTCAACTCTACCTG ATATCTGCAATACTTCGTGATCTGAGGGACACAGAATTTTCCCTGGAATTTGCAGAAGAAGAGGCTAGGAAAGTAGTGTTGTCCATGTTTGAGAAGAATTTTCCTGATTCAGTGTCTATGGAGAATGCAGAACTTGAAGCTATTCAAATTGCAACTTTGAGGTTGAATATCAAATCTTCATCCCATCTCTTAGTAGAGAAAGCAACTCTTAAGAGGCAACTTAAAAATGTCAATGGCACAAACCAAAAGGAGAAGGAACTTCTAGAATACCTTTTGTATTTGTTGATCAAATATGAGAAACTCATTTGCCAGGTTCAAAATGGAAGCCAAACCAGTCCTTGA
- the LOC130718801 gene encoding pentatricopeptide repeat-containing protein At5g39980, chloroplastic, translated as MTWRTLLSRCTSIHTINKLNAIPKSHFHARSIFKPLLIPPPTATATRHLHSQPTSNSLVDPAAILAQRNDDEDDDNGTTNEFLSRFAWMMRKKVKEAYPESDKATIDAMLLVIVDRVVSEMEKGGLGGAAASSVRPSGDFSEDLWTTVWEVSGKVLEDMNKERKKEKMKGFLQCEEVKEMCRFAGEVGIRGDMLRELRFKWAREKMEEHDFYEDLERMRKEGDVEETDEPEHHVKEGTEEKGEGEGKVAELPKRRGKMKFKLYGLDLSDPKWEQVAEKVHESGQVLWPEEPKEITGKCKLVTERIMSLKEEEEEEDNLTTLLADWVELLQPKRVDWINLLERLKEQNRPLYFKVAEIILTEDSFQTNISDYYRLIDIYAKENRFDDTERILKKMNENQIGLDASTASALVHLYCKVGNLERAKEAFEVLTRKGFQPDIKVYNSMIMGYVNAGDPKAGESLMKKMEERGGIKPTKEIYTALLRAYSERGDVIGAGRISTAMQFAGFQQSMETCTLLIEAHSRAGDPEQARNNFDYMIKFGHKPDDRCTASMIAAYETKNLLDKALNLLLELEKDGFQPGVATYSVLVDWLSKMNLVDEVEQLLNKIALLGEAPPFRIQVSLCGMYARCKMEKKALQTLGVLEARKDELGPQEFQTIIQDLIEGGFQKHAQRMCKIMEAQGFTPSYELKGAIQHGIIMPRRRWS; from the exons ATGACTTGGAGAACCTTACTCTCTCGCTGCACTTCAATACACACCATCAACAAGCTCAATGCAATCCCCAAATCCCATTTCCACGCTCGCTCCATCTTCAAACCTCTCCTCATTCCGCcacccaccgccaccgccactcGCCACCTCCATTCTCAACCCACCTCCAACTCGCTTGTCGACCCGGCGGCGATCCTCGCTCAGCGAAACGACGATGAGGACGACGACAATGGAACCACGAACGAGTTCCTCTCCCGGTTCGCCTGGATGATGCGGAAAAAGGTGAAGGAAGCGTACCCGGAGTCTGATAAAGCCACCATTGACGCCATGCTTCTTGTGATTGTTGACAGGGTTGTGTCGGAGATGGAGAAGGGCGGGTTGGGCGGCGCGGCGGCGTCGTCGGTTCGTCCTTCCGGGGATTTCAGTGAGGATTTGTGGACGACTGTGTGGGAGGTGAGTGGTAAGGTGCTGGAGGATATGAATaaggagaggaagaaggagaagatgaagggCTTTTTGCAGTGTGAGGAGGTGAAGGAGATGTGTAGGTTTGCCGGCGAGGTCGGTATTCGCGGGGATATGCTTAGGGAGCTGAGATTCAAGTGGGCACGTGAGAAGATGGAGGAGCATGATTTCTATGAGGATTTGGAGAGGATGAGGAAAGAGGGAGATGTTGAAGAGACTGATGAACCTGAACATCATGTGAAAGAGGGAACTGAGGAgaagggtgagggtgagggtaaGGTTGCTGAACTTCCAAAGAGGAGGGGGAAGATGAAGTTTAAGCTTTATGGGCTTGATCTCTCTGATCCTAAGTGGGAGCAGGTGGCTGAAAAGGTCCATGAGTCAGGACAAGTGCTTTGGCCAGAGGAGCCAAAGGAAATAACTGGGAAATGCAAACTTGTTACTGAGAGAATCATGTcattgaaggaggaggaggaggaggaggataaCTTGACAACCCTGTTGGCTGATTGGGTGGAGCTTCTACAGCCTAAGAGGGTGGATTGGATCAATTTACTTGAACGATTGAAAGAGCAGAATCGTCCTTTGTATTTCAAG GTGGCAGAAATTATACTGACTGAAGATTCGTTCCAAACAAATATATCTGACTACTATAGGCTTATTGATATCTATGCTAAAGAGAACCGCTTTGATGATACTGAGAGGATCCTTAAGAAGATGAATGAAAACCAAATAGGGCTCGATGCTTCAACAGCCAGTGCATTGGTCCACCTGTACTGCAAGGTAGGCAATCTTGAACGTgcaaaagaagcttttgagGTCTTGACTAGAAAGGGCTTTCAACCAGACATTAAAGTCTACAACTCAATGATCATGGGCTATGTAAATGCTGGTGATCCTAAGGCTGGTGAGagtttgatgaagaagatggaggagAGAGGAGGTATTAAGCCCACAAAGGAAATATATACGGCATTGCTCCGAGCTTACTCTGAGCGTGGTGATGTTATTGGAGCTGGGCGAATTTCAACAGCTATGCAGTTTGCAGGATTCCAGCAGAGTATGGAGACATGCACCCTGCTTATTGAGGCACATTCACGAGCAGGTGACCCAGAACAAGCAAGAAACAACTTTGACTACATGATAAAATTTGGGCATAAGCCTGATGATAGGTGCACTGCTAGCATGATTGCGGCTTATGAAACGAAAAATTTATTGGACAAGGCATTAAATCTTCTTCTTGAGTTAGAGAAGGATGGGTTTCAGCCTGGGGTCGCAACTTATTCTGTTCTTGTGGACTGGCTTTCTAAAATGAATCTTGTTGATGAGGTTGAACAGCTTTTAAACAAAATTGCTCTTCTGGGCGAGGCACCTCCTTTTAGGATTCAAGTGAGTCTCTGTGGTATGTATGCAAGGTGCAAAATGGAGAAAAAGGCCCTTCAAACTCTGGGCGTTCTGGAAGCTAGAAAGGATGAACTAGGACCACAAGAGTTTCAGACAATTATACAAGACCTTATTGAAGGTGGGTTTCAGAAGCATGCACAAAGAATGTGTAAGATCATGGAAGCACAGGGTTTCACTCCATCATATGAGCTTAAGGGGGCCATCCAACATGGCATTATAATGCCAAGAAGGAGATGGTCATGA
- the LOC130717427 gene encoding flocculation protein FLO11-like has translation MAQRKHSFRFRIPWLAATPESLSRNFNHRSNSPDTTNVPIRPSEITSAESPSSPSKTQITQRTEPQKQSPLHPTQPAPSSLITESPVSKPKPPSPSRSPKSVISPPPSSHTGSPTQAHSVPSPPKTQPQSPSHFASDGAVKEPKLDAEERTHPASSSPFEQEKEKMVVSEPTPQEAELKVHSPLRAITKSPETSFQPESLSTPPAGSEQQPSSIPDSSPVSKTVPSFQPHPSSPSASERGEEELKAKPEESTPPAASNSQEEKEKMTVAVSELVPQEAEPKMKSPLKTIPKSPETSSQPENLFTQPTATTSGDEERSISQSKFLQSKEKEKAVHKTKKEGKAKDTTISQHSRHTTASASGAKAQSANAVHSDKKLHAVRETVERKVMFSTSNSSEKDTRVLSSTGPERTVSSSMEKAPLQKGIKEDISKLVDKLASVHPTQDMDDIDKQFSVITLAGDNRGATMHVGPEPEKREGSIHIHRAYKTDPEESPEVTTDGEENTNTEEDSDSSMEHSKVGKAYVNSNIQSINNSLMFHGSITERDPGVQVSLPQKPAEPIKPDDKDTHKTEFNISRAQKSTFQATVRRRYPRGLLREPNDLDPDNLDNPRRHGCKFSCDNNIEDIEIL, from the coding sequence ATGGCACAGAGAAAGCACTCATTTCGTTTTAGGATCCCTTGGCTAGCAGCAACCCCTGAATCATTGTCTCGTAATTTTAACCATAGATCAAATTCTCCAGACACAACAAATGTACCCATTAGGCCTTCTGAGATAACCTCTGCAGAGTCTCCTTCTAGTCCTTCCAAAACTCAGATAACACAAAGAACTGAACCTCAAAAGCAATCACCACTTCATCCAACTCAGCCAGCACCATCTTCTCTGATCACTGAGTCCCCGGTTTCTAAGCCGAAACCCCCTTCTCCATCCAGATCCCCAAAGTCGGTTATCTCTCCACCGCCATCATCTCATACAGGCTCTCCCACTCAGGCTCATAGTGTTCCTTCACCCCCAAAAACTCAACCTCAGTCTCCCTCTCATTTTGCCTCGGACGGTGCCGTGAAGGAGCCAAAGCTTGATGCTGAAGAAAGAACTCATCCTGCATCATCATCTCCCTTTGAacaggaaaaggaaaagatggTTGTGTCTGAACCAACGCCACAAGAAGCGGAGTTGAAAGTGCACTCACCATTAAGAGCAATCACCAAGTCACCAGAGACCTCTTTTCAACCTGAGAGCTTGTCAACACCGCCTGCAGGCTCTGAACAACAACCTAGTTCCATTCCAGACTCATCCCCAGTCTCTAAAACTGTCCCTTCCTTTCAGCCTCATCCATCGTCTCCTTCAGCCTCAGAGCGAGGCGAGGAGGAGTTAAAGGCTAAACCTGAAGAAAGCACTCCGCCTGCAGCATCTAActcccaagaagaaaaagagaagatgaCAGTGGCAGTTTCTGAACTTGTGCCACAAGAAGCTGAACCAAAGATGAAGTCACCACTGAAAACTATCCCCAAGTCACCAGAAACCTCTTCCCAACCTGAGAATCTGTTTACACAGCCTACAGCAACAACTTCAGGCGATGAGGAAAGATCAATCTCCCAAAGCAAGTTCCTTCAAtctaaagaaaaggaaaaagcggTACACAAAACCAAAAAGGAAGGAAAAGCCAAAGACACAACTATTAGCCAACATTCTAGGCATACCACAGCATCTGCTTCAGGCGCAAAGGCACAATCTGCCAATGCGGTTCATTCAGATAAGAAGCTACATGCGGTTCGAGAAACTGTAGAGAGAAAGGTAATGTTTTCCACATCCAACTCCAGTGAGAAAGACACTAGAGTTTTGAGCTCCACAGGTCCAGAAAGAACTGTTTCATCCAGCATGGAAAAGGCACCACTGCAAAAAGGTATTAAAGAAGATATTTCAAAGTTGGTTGACAAACTAGCCTCTGTGCACCCAACACAAGACATGGACGACATTGACAAACAATTCAGTGTCATAACACTGGCTGGTGACAACAGAGGAGCTACAATGCATGTTGGTCCCGAGCCAGAGAAGAGAGAGGGGTCAATCCACATACACCGCGCCTACAAGACTGATCCGGAAGAGAGCCCTGAGGTGACCACAGATGGAGAGGAAAATACCAACACTGAAGAAGACTCTGACAGTTCAATGGAGCATAGTAAAGTGGGGAAGGCATATGTCAACAGCAACATACAAAGCATCAACAATTCACTCATGTTTCATGGTTCAATCACTGAAAGGGACCCTGGAGTTCAAGTGAGTCTTCCACAAAAGCCTGCAGAGCCTATCAAGCCAGATGATAAGGACACTCACAAGACTGAGTTCAACATTAGCAGGGCCCAGAAGTCAACCTTTCAGGCAACAGTTAGAAGAAGATACCCCAGAGGCCTTCTCCGGGAACCAAATGACCTTGACCCGGATAACCTTGACAATCCTCGCCGTCATGGTTGCAAGTTCAGTTGTGACAACAACATTGAAGACATTGAGATTCTGTGA